In the genome of Augochlora pura isolate Apur16 chromosome 8, APUR_v2.2.1, whole genome shotgun sequence, one region contains:
- the LOC144474348 gene encoding uncharacterized protein LOC144474348, with the protein MNVNGKPSSKNSLQHHDTKDNKDVKSDSTKSSCKINNSIFNKVILFTFSLRYETNIFKFTMLLNNLLAIGHIQVTPQMIRAAIKRLQHRQFFVNMNLIADYLRRNYPVDRNKKTFREELIKKLDCAVRVGLIVMHAQDAYCIPNIREDANNTKTALLEFWEMYENYKKLSVLRYGNQNRKGSTTKRKSRNKIKDLKK; encoded by the exons ATGAACGTAAACGGAAAACCTTCTTCAAAAAACAGCCTACAACATCATGATACCAAAGATAATAAAGATGTTAAAAGTGACAGCACCAAATCATCATgtaagataaataattctatttttaataaggtTATACTATTTACATTCTCATTAAGAtatgaaacaaatatctttaaatttacaatgttactgaataatttattagcaatAGGTCATATACAAGTAACACCGCAGATGATTCGTGCAGCCATAAAAAGGTTGCAACATCGTCAATTTTTCGTCAATATGAACCTAATCGCAGACTATTTACGTCGTAATTATCCTgttgatagaaataaaaaaacatttagagaagaattgattaaaaaattggacTGTGCGGTTCGCGTTGGATTAATAGTGATGCATGCACAGGATGCTTACTGTATACCTAATATAAGGGAGGAcgcaaataatacaaaaacagCTCTCTTGGAATTTTGGGAGATGTATGAAAAT tataaaaaattatctgtTCTACGGTATggaaatcaaaatagaaaggGATCCACTACCAAAAGGAAATCGAGAAACAAGATAAAAGACTTGAAGAAATAA
- the Ast gene encoding single-strand DNA endonuclease protein asteroid codes for MGIKSLTSYINNRSDHFLKYYELHDTYLVIDGNSVACFLYRLCKTNCAFGGDYDNYAKCVSDFFDELLKCNVVPLVLLDGGYENKKLKTAIQRRKENVYTAANFSPMTQQRMKYFPLFNKQVFKDVLTEKNIRHAQCLLEADNSIASVAKILDCPVLSYDSDFYIYGTMYIPFNTLHPGTIRSSTGQGYMKCCKMYRVEYLLNSFKGLNQTMLPLAAILLGNDYVKSKIFKNFFKHLRGVGKKRHIHRFFIIEATLTWLSKHTLDKAVINILCRLRKPTRQRILNIIETNVNVYTNASAYVLVPLGFSQEYAAQVTTHSVNISFKFDEDINNLQYIEETCDGEEDEASEEEEQGDELEILDTFNTSDSILHLPNWFRNEFLMARYPSYFIDLLLRRLYICPQQIENYNYPSSNIISLEIIRMIYTLLTSGLSKNKNVMQYMIRCSNKNLACHELEGLDTLFSCAIPNLSRLRQLPLLLRKEILDVTLGVKGDQCINEFIPEWMLYIACMKYWIEHEQECKLYKYYVYSLLVSLLFNIIDSKIGRFRNVNYFNNKYGSSIENIRKRRKENNDSPHYSMNVTIFEACQDINSDDCLLAAPFFISHFEMYKKLHLNDKKYNKTIVHAFAQFQSCLLEAINLNALLDYPYPHTKIANLYNGTLLYNLSNNFKTRYDIDGYINTVFKNSPSLLRLFHILLSKIKSLVPVLFQTQDNIQIKRKNRTKRTKADQSKVDSDTDYLSADESLHEPSFYDANNLFSALQFTQ; via the coding sequence ATGGGTATAAAAAGTTTAACAAGTTACATAAACAATCGATcagatcattttttaaaatattacgaacTACATGACACATACTTGGTAATCGATGGTAATAGTGTTGCATGTTTCCTGTATCGGTTATGCAAGACTAATTGTGCGTTCGGCGGTGATTATGACAATTATGCCAAATGTGTATCAGATTTCTTTGATGAACTCCTAAAATGCAATGTAGTACCATTAGTCCTCCTAGATGGTGGCtatgaaaacaaaaaattgaaaacagcaATACAAAGACGGAaggaaaatgtttatacagCAGCTAATTTTTCTCCAATGACTCAGCaacgtatgaaatattttcctctGTTCAATAAACAAGTTTTTAAAGATGTTTTAACAGAGAAAAACATTCGACATGCTCAATGTTTACTTGAAGCTGATAATTCGATAGCTTCTGTAGCAAAGATATTAGATTGTCCTGTACTCAGTTATGActctgatttttatatttatggaaCAATGTATATACCATTCAACACTTTACATCCTGGTACAATAAGAAGTTCAACCGGACAAGGTTACATGAAATGCTGTAAAATGTACAGGGTTGAATACCTACTGAACTCTTTTAAAGGTTTGAATCAGACTATGCTACCTCTAGCAGCTATACTATTAGGAAATGACTATGTaaagagtaaaatatttaaaaacttttttaaacatttgcgAGGAGTAGGAAAAAAAAGACATATCCACAGATTTTTCATTATAGAAGCAACTCTCACTTGGTTGAGTAAACATACATTGGACAAAGCAGTGATCAATATTCTATGCAGATTACGTAAACCTACAAgacaaagaatattaaatataatagagaccaatgtaaatgtttatacaaatGCATCTGCATATGTACTTGTACCATTAGGATTTTCACAAGAATATGCTGCTCAAGTCACCACACATTCTGTAAACATAAGTTTTAAATTTGATGAAGATATCAATAATTTGCAATACATAGAAGAAACCTGTGATGGAGAGGAAGATGAAGCAAGTGAAGAAGAAGAGCAGGGAGATGAACTTGAGATTTTAGATACATTTAATACATCAgattctattttacatttaccTAACTGGTTTAggaacgaatttttaatggcCAGATAtccttcatattttattgacTTGTTACTCCGACGTTTATATATTTGTCCacaacaaatagaaaattacaattatccttcgagtaatataataagtttAGAGATTATTAGAATGATATATACACTTCTGACATCAGGACtaagtaaaaacaaaaatgttatgCAGTACATGATTAGatgttctaataaaaatcttgcGTGTCATGAGTTAGAAGGATTAGACACATTATTTTCTTGTGCAATACCAAATCTGTCTAGACTTAGACAACTTCCATTACTACTTCGAAAAGAGATTTTAGATGTGACTTTGGGAGTAAAAGGTGATCAatgtataaatgaatttataccAGAATGGATGTTATACATTGCTTGTATGAAATATTGGATTGAACATGAACAAGAatgtaaattgtacaaatattatgtatattctttacttgtttctctattattcaatataatagaCTCGAAAATCGGAAGATttagaaatgtaaattattttaacaataaatatggttcatcaattgaaaatatacggaaaagaagaaaagaaaataatgacaGTCCTCATTATTCAAtgaatgttacaatttttgaagCATGTCAGGATATTAATTCAGATGATTGTTTACTAGCAGcaccattttttatttctcattttgaaatgtacaaaaaattgcatttaaacgataagaaatataataagacAATCGTTCATGCATTTGCACAGTTTCAGAGTTGTTTATTGGAAGCTATAAACTTGAATGCACTTTTAGATTACCCCTATCCACATACCAAGATAGCTAATTTGTATAATGGgactttattatacaatttatcaaataattttaagacaCGTTATGATATCGATGGATACATAAATACTGTCTTCAAAAACTCTCCTAGTCTGTTAAGACTATTTCACATACTGttgtcaaaaataaaatctctagTTCCAGTATTATTTCAAACTCAAGATAACAttcaaattaaacgaaaaaatagAACTAAACGAACAAAAGCTGATCAAAGTAAAGTTGATAGTGACACAGACTATTTATCTGCAGACGAAAGTTTACATGAACCATCGTTTTATGATGCAAACAATCTCTTTTCTGCATTACAATTTACGCAATGA